In Ancalomicrobiaceae bacterium S20, the following proteins share a genomic window:
- a CDS encoding glycosyltransferase, which produces MFWGPFSRSPRGIDKVDLGFHRGLVRRWPGPIWSLSSTPWGLRLFTREETARHLDVLDTVWRETAEIAEDPVFWACQDWLVDRRPRPGLIRRGRDLGMIGRLAMVLKREPFQYGRPAGEIAGKALYLNVGQSTLARPDLAAWLDRQPDMRVVALIHDVIPLDNPELVPPQNVAPFWNILHMLVRYADLVLTPSETAATSVRSRLAGIGGEQIPVFSEHLPMDDTFLSAVPVPKSRFDGPFFVCCGTVEPRKNQLFLLDVWRSLVPRLGGTTPPLVLAGHCGAGGEPVVAEIVADHELRPVVLPAEGLSSTGMRGLVQQATALLMPSLAEGFGLPPVEALSVGTVPVCSDIPVLRETSQGLGIYLPAGDVVAWREAVIELTNKSAKSSVSGFVPSAWPDYVDRVVHRLMNVLASPVYRGASSNSDRLPMS; this is translated from the coding sequence CGCTGGCCAGGTCCGATCTGGTCGCTGTCGTCGACGCCGTGGGGGTTGCGTTTGTTCACCCGCGAGGAAACGGCGCGCCATCTCGATGTGCTCGATACGGTCTGGCGCGAGACTGCCGAGATCGCCGAGGATCCGGTGTTCTGGGCCTGCCAGGATTGGCTTGTTGACCGCAGACCGCGGCCCGGCCTGATCCGGCGCGGTCGCGATCTGGGTATGATCGGTCGATTGGCCATGGTTCTGAAGCGGGAGCCGTTCCAGTATGGTCGGCCGGCGGGGGAGATTGCCGGCAAGGCGCTCTATCTCAATGTCGGTCAGTCGACGCTGGCGCGCCCCGACCTCGCCGCGTGGCTGGATCGGCAGCCGGACATGCGGGTCGTCGCACTCATCCACGATGTGATACCGCTGGACAATCCCGAACTGGTGCCGCCCCAGAACGTCGCGCCGTTCTGGAATATCCTGCACATGCTCGTGCGCTATGCGGACCTGGTTCTGACCCCGAGCGAGACAGCGGCGACCTCGGTCCGTTCGCGACTTGCCGGGATCGGCGGCGAACAGATCCCGGTGTTCTCGGAACACTTGCCGATGGATGACACTTTCCTGTCGGCCGTCCCGGTACCGAAGTCGCGGTTCGACGGGCCGTTCTTCGTCTGCTGCGGCACGGTCGAGCCCCGCAAAAACCAGCTCTTTCTCCTCGACGTCTGGCGTTCGCTGGTCCCGAGGCTCGGCGGCACCACACCGCCGCTGGTGCTCGCCGGCCATTGCGGGGCTGGCGGTGAGCCGGTCGTGGCCGAGATCGTCGCGGACCACGAACTCCGACCCGTGGTGCTCCCCGCCGAGGGGCTCTCCTCGACCGGGATGCGCGGCCTGGTGCAGCAAGCGACCGCTCTGCTAATGCCGTCGTTGGCCGAAGGATTCGGCCTGCCGCCGGTCGAGGCGCTCAGCGTCGGTACCGTGCCTGTCTGCTCCGACATTCCGGTGCTGCGTGAGACCTCTCAAGGGCTCGGAATCTATCTGCCGGCGGGCGATGTCGTCGCTTGGCGCGAGGCCGTCATCGAGTTGACGAACAAGTCGGCGAAATCCAGCGTAAGCGGTTTCGTGCCCAGCGCCTGGCCGGACTACGTCGATCGGGTCGTGCACCGGCTGATGAATGTGTTGGCCTCGCCGGTCTACAGGGGGGCGTCCTCAAACAGCGACCGACTTCCGATGTCCTGA